One segment of Pyrococcus sp. ST04 DNA contains the following:
- a CDS encoding 6-pyruvoyl-tetrahydropterin synthase-related protein: MDRKRRGWLLLFRHNKWNKGTYRNAIATVVILAYSIMVYAYYLRAPYPPALPTDGNGHLFKIAKLMESGWPPWIKEWYEGYPFLRFYPPLSYLVGAFFGRLFGSPIKGYGAALIFASFLGGMGIYSLGKKTTRALLSSLTFITLVAFSISNIVEGNFPRTFALALSPLTIIGALKIANGSWRNIIEGSILISLVLLSHHSILIPLTILLFILYFPDIIKPSSWIRTLGTVFPLTAFFYIPFLADREYSHFWEISKTFLFKLNSIHPSMMLNFPFSLLIVGFFVLLSFMKRGKMVRFATVGLLSLYLSLGYYSPTSFLYAHKPFSLIPPYRWLDLLIILLPLAILEVREALAITTFIAVLLVTVPHYPAVPPLNKDYMELATYLHGQPGEDWRFFINGKSGASQFPFIAILAKKNSLNGWYHEGNPAEDGYNRMLYLGLKGDPTVYLKAYAVKFYIAVSTEKVYRPNRKPDMKIGDFEIFILNSSFFSPINMVMAGKFYDIPTKAYVYFKRIPADIHPDVVVYTSIPTKEEESVLIELLKKGVRVVWVPDTGGKAFNITLKMRKIPQVPGLMPFNYYGKAWYGPLAEGNLTPIINTSKGILIGERKIGNGTLYFFGGNLLFHALYWNSSEELEMILSSKAEEDIAKCTYSNFSMTDLIVKAEINCSKRTPLLVSVAYYPYWHIYIDGKEIPKFRDNRTGLIVVEMPAGTHMFSAVFKDPFIKLRYYSLVAWVMGILYLTTTRRKKVKVYLKSDEGVFRALNGDEGLPIRGSNL, encoded by the coding sequence ATCGCAACGGTAGTGATTCTTGCATATTCAATAATGGTTTATGCATACTACCTCAGAGCACCCTATCCGCCAGCCCTACCCACGGATGGAAATGGGCACCTGTTCAAGATAGCAAAACTTATGGAAAGCGGATGGCCCCCATGGATAAAGGAATGGTACGAAGGTTATCCGTTCTTGAGATTTTATCCGCCACTCTCCTATTTGGTTGGAGCATTCTTTGGAAGGCTTTTTGGATCGCCCATTAAAGGATACGGAGCTGCCCTGATATTTGCGAGCTTTCTCGGTGGGATGGGGATTTATTCACTAGGAAAAAAGACTACACGGGCTCTTCTATCTTCCCTAACTTTCATAACACTCGTAGCGTTTTCAATCTCAAACATTGTGGAAGGAAATTTTCCAAGAACATTTGCATTAGCTCTATCCCCGCTAACAATAATAGGAGCACTAAAGATTGCAAATGGTTCATGGAGAAACATAATTGAAGGTTCAATTCTGATTAGCTTAGTTTTACTCTCCCACCACTCCATCCTAATACCCCTGACCATTTTACTGTTCATACTATATTTCCCGGATATTATAAAACCCAGTAGCTGGATTAGAACTCTTGGGACAGTTTTTCCTTTAACTGCATTCTTTTATATCCCATTCCTTGCTGACAGAGAGTATTCACATTTCTGGGAGATCTCAAAAACATTTCTCTTCAAGTTAAATTCCATACATCCGAGCATGATGCTGAATTTTCCATTTTCCTTATTAATTGTGGGATTTTTTGTACTCCTGTCGTTCATGAAGAGAGGGAAGATGGTTAGATTCGCAACAGTAGGACTACTGTCCCTCTACCTGTCCCTCGGGTACTACTCTCCAACCTCCTTTCTCTATGCACATAAGCCTTTTTCATTAATTCCCCCCTATAGATGGCTTGATCTTTTAATAATTCTACTACCACTCGCAATTCTTGAAGTTAGAGAGGCACTAGCCATCACCACATTCATAGCGGTGCTCCTGGTTACAGTGCCCCACTATCCAGCAGTACCTCCCCTCAATAAGGACTACATGGAACTTGCAACATACCTCCATGGACAACCGGGTGAGGACTGGAGGTTCTTCATTAACGGCAAGTCTGGAGCCTCTCAGTTCCCATTTATAGCGATATTAGCAAAGAAGAACTCCCTAAATGGCTGGTATCATGAAGGAAATCCCGCCGAAGACGGTTACAATAGGATGTTATACCTGGGACTTAAAGGAGACCCAACAGTTTATTTAAAGGCATATGCAGTAAAATTCTATATAGCCGTCTCTACTGAAAAAGTATATAGGCCAAACAGAAAACCCGACATGAAAATTGGAGATTTTGAAATATTTATCCTCAATTCATCGTTTTTTAGTCCTATAAATATGGTTATGGCGGGGAAATTCTATGATATCCCAACAAAAGCGTACGTGTATTTCAAAAGGATTCCGGCTGATATTCACCCGGATGTTGTTGTGTACACATCAATTCCCACTAAGGAAGAGGAGAGTGTCCTCATAGAGCTTTTAAAAAAGGGTGTGAGAGTTGTGTGGGTGCCCGATACAGGAGGTAAAGCGTTCAATATAACGCTGAAGATGAGGAAAATTCCCCAGGTTCCAGGACTAATGCCGTTTAACTATTATGGAAAAGCATGGTACGGCCCCCTTGCCGAGGGCAACCTGACCCCAATAATTAATACTTCAAAAGGTATACTAATAGGAGAGAGGAAGATAGGAAACGGAACTCTGTACTTTTTCGGCGGTAATCTGCTCTTCCATGCACTTTATTGGAACTCTTCAGAAGAGTTGGAGATGATACTGTCCTCAAAAGCAGAAGAGGATATAGCGAAATGCACGTACAGTAATTTTTCAATGACAGATTTGATAGTTAAGGCAGAGATAAACTGCTCCAAAAGAACTCCTCTCCTAGTTTCAGTAGCCTACTACCCCTATTGGCACATCTACATTGATGGAAAAGAGATCCCAAAGTTCAGAGACAACAGAACCGGGCTAATTGTTGTTGAAATGCCTGCGGGAACGCATATGTTCTCTGCGGTATTCAAAGATCCATTTATAAAGCTTAGGTACTACTCCCTGGTGGCTTGGGTTATGGGAATATTATACCTCACGACTACTAGAAGGAAGAAAGTAAAGGTTTATCTTAAATCCGATGAGGGTGTCTTTCGGGCACTGAACGGTGATGAGGGCCTCCCTATCCGAGGATCAAACCTCTAA